Part of the Arachis hypogaea cultivar Tifrunner chromosome 6, arahy.Tifrunner.gnm2.J5K5, whole genome shotgun sequence genome, CAAAATCAATGTTACTACTGAACACAAAGTATGTCTACACAGCAATAACCAGGCGGAAAAGCAGTTTCACATTACCAGTTTCGGATAACAAAATATTGCATTGAAGTCCTGACAAAACTAATTTACCAGGTAACTAAATTCATCAACCACACTGCATGTCCCGTTCTAACCCTACCGTTTATTCAACATACTTACCTACCTTGGCCTCCCCATGCATTATACTTTTCTCCATCAAGCTGGACCCTGAAAATTTTTGGAGTGACATTAAGGTTTACGCAAGAAAAAAAGAATCTGCAATATCCACTATAGCAAACAGCTTGGTCAACCGAATATAGCACACCAAGTACAGAAGACTAATATATACAAGAAGAATTAAATATACTCGGATTCCAGGTTAAAATTCATATCTGAGGTATGAGGTTCAAAATAATACCACAAGGAATTACCCAAGTGTACAATTAAGAAAGGAACCCACTAGGAACCCACTAAATGAAGGCCAATAAACTAAAATTCAAGTTTTTAGCAGGTTTGCAAGACCAATCAATTGAACAACTCACCACTTCATTCACATATAACAATTTAATATCTGTTGTAAGCTTTTGCAAAATCTCCACCACGCCTCTGAAAATCACCAAAATTATCGTGAGGCCTGGTAGGATAAGTCTCCATGTCTGAGAACCTGTTCCTCGATTCCAAGGGTAAGTTGGGCCCAGCATAGTGAGGATTGACAGCGGAACCATCATATTCGGTGAAATTCTGCTGCTTATAACTGCCAAAACCAGAAGGGATTTGTTGGATTGTGTGCTGTTGATGCCTCTGGGCTTCAAGCTGAAGAAACTCTTCCCATTGTTTAGCATGTGAGACCCTTAACATAGCAACTTTGTTCATGTAGTTCTCCCTCAAGTCTCGAACAGCCTTTCCAGCAGTAAACATAATATTAGCAATCATAAAGTAGCAGTAGGTAAACATCAGACcagtattttgataaatataaaactCATTTTGGAAATAGAGCTCTAGTGGATAAGACAACAGATAATTACAAACTTAACTACAACATCTGCTGGTTTTTCTTTTCCTCAATAAAAAATCCAATATATAAAATACCAGAAAAACTTGCAATAATAGCCAAGGTgcttgattatattatttttactgAAAATTAGAATATCATAATAAGGAACAAGACTACATTTGCATTCAGTTAAAGTGATTCCTGACAAACACATTTTTAAGTATGACTGTTCAAGTATTCGCAGCATCATATACGAAGAAATTAGCAAACAAGTAATCATAATACATTTGATAGAACCAGCATGGCTTATGCAAGAATGACCGATTGTTAATTATGACTCAAGCTGTGGTAAAAACATGAATGATAAATGATCATACCTCACGATGCTTGaaattttcttcatcttcttccctGTCACGGTTTTTCATTAGCTCAGTTGCCTCTTTCTTATACTCCAACTCTAATTCTTCTAAAGTCTTGGGGGAAGTGCTATAATCAAACTGATGACTGGGTTGGATCCCTGCAGATTCTCTTCTGTGAGAATCCCACCCATCATTCCTATAAGATCCTATGTTCTGATTGCGGCCATCAATTGAATTATATGAGTTCCCTGTGTAAGGGGGCTGTCTTGGTGATCTTGAATGGCTTGACCGACCTCTTGCTCCACTATTACCATAAGCTTCACGAAATGAAGAGTATGTTAAGCACTTGATTCAGGATGCCAACATAGATGGTTTGCTTTAATTCAACAAATTGCACTTGATTCAAGATGCTAACATAGCTTTAATGCAAAAATTATCTTTATATTCGCATAGTGAAACCATGGAAGCCAATCCTTTCAGTAAATATGTTCGTAATGGAGGCAACCCTTCAGGACGGTGATAATGCTTGAAAGCTAAGAACTTACCTCTTGCTGCAAGTAAATTACAAGCAATAGCAACATCATTACAGTGCTGGCCATTTCTGTGCAAAGTTTACTCAAAATAATAGAATTGTACAGAATCCTAACAAGCTACGAACATGAGATTACCAGCTTTCTAAGGATGCCGTAAACATATCCTATGCTGTCCCTACCTTGTGGAGAACCTCTTGCAAACTTTTGCATGTCCTCTCGCACGCGGTCTTCAACAGCTCTCTCTTGCCTACCAAACCTTTGTTGAAACTGAGATGCATTTCGCGGTCCAGAATGAGACCTCTGGGGCTCAGATCGTTGAAACCGAGCACCAACAGGACTTTGCTCAGGAGACCTTGACCTGGCcatgtgagaactagaagttcctCTTTGTTCACCCTCCTCTCTAATCTTGTGCACCGCATCAACACCTTTTGCCAAAATTAATCTATCCTTACCACTGACAATAATAAATTTCTCATCCATCTTAATTTTGCAGCCAATATCCCTTTCAATCTTGTTTAGAACTTTCTCTGTGAAAAGCGCTCTTACATTTTTATCCCTTGCGGGTATCCTTTCAAAGAAATCTTGAGACTTGCGGTTTGCTCCAAGAGTAGTCGGACAACCCTATGTTATCAAGAAAAATGATATTCAACCAAAATAATTATGAGACGTTAATGATATTATACTCAACTAGCAACACCTTATATATCATCAATAGAATTCACAATACAGAAGCGTGAATGTTTGCAAAGGGGTTACAACCCGAAACAAAAGCCGcagtaggagctgtgatagatacCTGAGTGAAATGCCCTGATTCTCCACAAAGTTTGCAGATCATTtcctcttctttccttttcttccaattCCTCTCAGTAGCCTTTGACTTAGCCTCCCAAACCTTAGCCTCTCGGCTGGTGAAATCGGTTGGAACAGCATTAGGGTCCCGTGGCTCCTCCTCTTCATCTGAACCAGCATGAGaccttttgtttgatttttccCTATCTTGCGTATTGGTAGGAGCAGATCCCAGAGGACCAGTGTACTCCTTGTAAAGATCACGCAAATCGTCGTCAATATCAGGATCAGCTCTATTTGCCATTACAAGGCCTTATCTATATTGAACTCCTACATTCGCACACAAAACACAGCAATACTGAAATCCGCatcgtttaattaaaaaaaatagataaatcatggcttaatttattatttcttacGAAGAACACAATAACCGATAAAATTTTTCACAAAACATAATAATCTCAACCGAAGCCTTAGAAAACCTATCAATTACATCAAATTCTAACTACttcttaacaacaacaacaacaacaacaacataaagGAGAAAGTGAAATTGGAACCTGGTGGCCGCTAGAGAGAGTGGCTTCCGCCCGTGGTTTGGAGTTTGGTCGCCACCTATGTGGATTGTGGAGAAAGAAGACTCAGAGAAAAGAAAACAGCTATGAGATGAGATTATCGAAAATGCATGAAACGAAAGGTAAGAGATGGTGGTAGCCGGTGCGTGTGCTAGAGATGATTTGATTTGAGAAACAGCAGAACGAGAAAGACATGAGCTGTGAGAGTGAAACCCTATGTCTCCTTAGGGGTGCGGCCCAAGGCGCTCAGTCTCAGCCCATCTCGCTTTTTTCATGCTTAATTCTACGTTCGCCCTTCAAGTCTATGTTATGTTCACGTTAGCCCGTAAAAGCGTAAACTTTACATAATGCAAATCAAATCCTATAAAATATGATATTTCGAAAACGGTTTCCAGACAACAGAAAATCTGAACCACGTAAATAATGGGTtaattcttttactttattttttcagATTTTAACCATCTATCACTGctataaatttcgaaattttaaattttaaatggttaatttttaaattttaaaatttgttaataatcatttatctaattaaaatatgaattttaatccTGTTGCCGGTCCCTTTTTCAGCAATTAGTCTCAACGTTGTCGAATTTTTTCTCTATCAAATCttcaatttataataaaaataattatttacatagttagtaaaataaacattcacatctaaaaaaaagaaaaaaaaggaggaggagaacCACATCAATGGAGAGAGGATGGCAACAAGACAGCAACAACCCCGTCCAAAGATTACGAGACAGCAGTAGCAACGCCACACAACTATGGCGATGACAATGAGTAATGATCGTGGATGTGAAAGTAACTGGGGCGAAAGCGTAGTTGTGGTGAAATTAGGAGTAACTATACGCAATATAAATGTGTTTaggtgttaattttaatttttaaattttaagatctgttaataattatttaattaattaaaatttttaattttaattttaattttactttttttctttaaagagttattcatattatttgctaTATGTATTGtatatctatattttttcttcaaaaaattataccattttcatctcaaatattaaattataaaataatctaattataattaagataatgACTAAT contains:
- the LOC112695721 gene encoding uncharacterized protein; amino-acid sequence: MANRADPDIDDDLRDLYKEYTGPLGSAPTNTQDREKSNKRSHAGSDEEEEPRDPNAVPTDFTSREAKVWEAKSKATERNWKKRKEEEMICKLCGESGHFTQGCPTTLGANRKSQDFFERIPARDKNVRALFTEKVLNKIERDIGCKIKMDEKFIIVSGKDRLILAKGVDAVHKIREEGEQRGTSSSHMARSRSPEQSPVGARFQRSEPQRSHSGPRNASQFQQRFGRQERAVEDRVREDMQKFARGSPQAYGNSGARGRSSHSRSPRQPPYTGNSYNSIDGRNQNIGSYRNDGWDSHRRESAGIQPSHQFDYSTSPKTLEELELEYKKEATELMKNRDREEDEENFKHREAVRDLRENYMNKVAMLRVSHAKQWEEFLQLEAQRHQQHTIQQIPSGFGSYKQQNFTEYDGSAVNPHYAGPNLPLESRNRFSDMETYPTRPHDNFGDFQRRGGDFAKAYNRY